The following proteins are encoded in a genomic region of Sorangiineae bacterium MSr12523:
- a CDS encoding DUF1565 domain-containing protein, protein MTKRLSCFALLHPAMALPFVLLVLALTTIAACGDDSPGHTVGDKTPDGGVRVNPDGGVIEPPPPYIASVSVANSDAAQIRQGSGGEPTKLAAEIHVEGDSLDGATRVMVGDIEGAIQSATPKNLTFTVLVPHGSPLGAQPVRVTNKRGTGSLDAAVTITPITASPYGVDKGDGTGENPFRTVKQALLCAAAGDTVVLKNGIYDSWHGDNFVPADPWNRNLKENVRAGVTLKGESATETKLVGSGQSDCGAPAAKVGLVLGPNARVETLNVSKFCIGIYSRVENAALRGESAHEKETRHQTPVVAGDTFAGANAPGMALSDTANFLGIGGYLSRNYSVVSGLKVNNVDVNSNPSNGRRVGGADGSDPISAATVTIRNVNSHDNYYGVTLEGISYGIVPTFTVADSIFKDDYYGLEVLGNWDVKIRSSILQSSLISVRLVEAGGRSVDLGTSSDLGRNTFTTMNVGIMDERIPTSPGSVPIRITGNTWTGAAAPPSEGCSSEVSSPPLDPSFPYDPKNWRVLNPGTCPATGNVVIN, encoded by the coding sequence ATGACAAAACGACTCTCTTGCTTTGCTCTCCTGCATCCGGCAATGGCGCTTCCTTTCGTCCTACTGGTTCTCGCGTTGACGACAATAGCCGCATGCGGGGATGATTCGCCCGGACACACAGTCGGGGACAAGACTCCGGACGGAGGTGTGAGAGTCAATCCCGACGGCGGCGTGATCGAACCGCCGCCGCCATACATTGCGTCGGTGAGCGTTGCCAATAGCGATGCGGCGCAGATTCGACAGGGAAGTGGTGGCGAACCAACGAAGCTAGCGGCCGAGATTCACGTCGAGGGCGATTCTTTGGACGGTGCCACACGGGTTATGGTTGGCGACATTGAGGGCGCCATTCAGTCCGCCACGCCCAAAAACCTGACATTTACCGTCCTTGTTCCTCATGGATCGCCGCTGGGGGCACAACCAGTTCGTGTTACGAACAAACGCGGAACCGGGTCGTTGGACGCTGCGGTCACGATCACGCCGATTACCGCTTCGCCCTACGGAGTGGATAAGGGTGACGGCACGGGTGAAAATCCCTTTCGTACGGTCAAGCAAGCCTTGTTGTGCGCTGCGGCGGGAGATACCGTAGTGCTCAAGAACGGAATCTACGATTCGTGGCACGGCGATAACTTTGTTCCAGCGGATCCTTGGAATCGTAATTTGAAGGAGAACGTGCGGGCAGGCGTCACGCTGAAGGGCGAAAGTGCCACCGAAACGAAACTCGTAGGTAGCGGCCAGAGCGATTGCGGTGCTCCCGCGGCAAAGGTCGGTCTCGTGCTGGGGCCCAACGCACGTGTGGAGACGCTGAACGTTTCGAAGTTCTGCATCGGTATCTATAGCCGAGTCGAGAATGCGGCGCTTCGCGGAGAGAGCGCGCATGAAAAAGAGACGCGCCACCAAACTCCCGTTGTTGCCGGTGATACGTTCGCGGGGGCGAATGCCCCAGGCATGGCACTGTCCGATACCGCGAACTTCTTAGGTATCGGCGGGTACCTCTCGAGGAACTACTCCGTTGTCTCTGGACTCAAAGTAAACAACGTAGACGTCAACTCGAATCCGTCGAACGGCCGACGAGTCGGCGGTGCCGATGGCTCCGACCCCATCTCAGCTGCGACGGTGACGATTCGTAACGTCAATAGTCACGATAACTATTACGGAGTAACGCTCGAGGGCATCTCCTACGGCATCGTGCCTACGTTCACGGTCGCTGATAGTATATTCAAAGATGACTATTACGGCCTCGAGGTGCTTGGCAATTGGGATGTCAAGATTCGCAGTTCGATCTTGCAAAGCTCACTCATCTCCGTACGTCTGGTGGAGGCAGGTGGACGCTCCGTTGATCTCGGAACGAGCAGTGATCTAGGCAGGAACACGTTCACGACCATGAACGTCGGGATCATGGACGAGAGGATCCCAACGAGTCCCGGTTCCGTGCCGATTAGGATCACCGGAAATACCTGGACGGGGGCTGCGGCTCCTCCGTCGGAGGGATGTTCCTCGGAAGTATCGAGTCCCCCGCTCGATCCAAGCTTTCCCTATGACCCTAAGAACTGGAGGGTCCTCAATCCGGGAACGTGTCCGGCGACGGGAAACGTGGTCATTAATTGA
- a CDS encoding Ig-like domain repeat protein: protein MLRWLIGIIVGFGLWLVAGTAGAQADPPLTCPQTISGQIDSPGDPKENGRINAGVSLPTLCGQTVPAPGVIAGQYGYDRYIFKNRTASNPACIRVTLNAKSGQGLFASAYVDSFDPQNITANYIGSTGNQVLASTSRNFSVDVPALRDFVIVVNEFVDGGGGAYDLTVEGCGRILISEITPNFGPTAGGTEVVIKGAGFKPESTVTFGGVAGTNFQYISEFEIHVTTPPYTGGGASPHAVDVAVTAGPGDPEIKRGGFTYYDPANTVLTLTPSPAIVEYGASPTLIGTISPAKNPNAPTGVIEFFEGTTALGRGQIDAANSTGRIVIGGLSVGTHEFRASYAGDPFYNRADSAAATLIVNKSRTSVTLSSSQNPSGLGDAVTYTAIIRGTFAQNTTGTVTFTEDGNPIGSPVPVVNGRASSEARTYIAIGNHTIVATYSGDDNFREGNATLTQRVTANAPDINITANPETATYGTEVTFTAKVQTRPGAPAPIGKVQFTVDGQNVGPNGDINPTTGEAVLAAQKLTGGQHTIVANFTTGSRDYENGSGSLPFEVKKAQTTTTVVSSKSPSAVGEAVAFTATITTTVQGGAAFTGTVQFKDGNENLGSPITVTAGVAKLENVKTLAQGTHKITAVYSGDTNYAGVPSASIDQVVGTTGGTDGGTDSGTKDAGDSGTVKPDASGVDSGSGGGGNASTEGGGCDCNTTGTPASGLMALLGGLGFALMLVRRRRA, encoded by the coding sequence ATGCTTAGGTGGTTAATTGGTATAATAGTGGGTTTCGGTCTCTGGCTCGTTGCCGGGACCGCCGGGGCACAGGCTGACCCGCCCTTAACTTGTCCGCAGACGATTTCGGGACAGATCGATTCGCCGGGCGATCCGAAGGAGAACGGTCGTATCAACGCGGGCGTGTCCCTCCCCACGCTGTGCGGACAAACCGTGCCGGCGCCTGGAGTCATCGCGGGGCAGTACGGGTATGACCGGTACATCTTCAAGAATCGAACGGCGAGCAACCCCGCCTGCATCCGTGTCACGCTGAATGCGAAGTCGGGGCAAGGCTTGTTCGCGTCCGCGTACGTCGATTCATTCGACCCGCAGAACATCACGGCCAACTACATCGGCTCGACCGGCAACCAGGTCCTTGCAAGTACCTCCAGGAACTTTTCGGTCGACGTCCCCGCACTGAGGGACTTCGTGATCGTCGTGAACGAGTTCGTCGACGGCGGCGGCGGTGCATACGACCTCACGGTGGAAGGCTGCGGCAGGATCCTCATCAGCGAGATTACCCCGAACTTCGGCCCCACGGCAGGCGGCACCGAGGTGGTCATCAAGGGCGCCGGGTTCAAGCCCGAGTCGACCGTCACCTTCGGTGGCGTTGCCGGCACGAATTTCCAGTACATCAGCGAGTTCGAGATCCACGTGACGACGCCTCCGTACACGGGTGGCGGCGCATCTCCGCACGCGGTCGATGTTGCCGTGACGGCTGGACCCGGAGACCCCGAGATCAAGCGGGGCGGGTTCACCTACTACGATCCGGCGAACACGGTTCTCACCCTGACGCCGTCCCCGGCCATCGTCGAATACGGCGCCAGCCCCACGCTCATCGGGACCATCTCGCCGGCGAAGAATCCGAATGCACCGACGGGGGTTATCGAGTTCTTCGAAGGGACGACGGCTCTCGGCCGCGGGCAGATCGATGCGGCCAATTCGACGGGACGCATCGTCATCGGGGGCCTCTCCGTTGGTACCCACGAGTTCAGGGCGAGCTATGCGGGCGACCCATTCTACAACCGCGCCGATTCCGCAGCGGCGACCCTCATCGTGAACAAGTCCCGTACGAGCGTGACGCTGAGTTCCTCTCAGAACCCGTCGGGTTTGGGTGACGCGGTCACGTATACGGCCATCATCCGTGGAACGTTTGCCCAGAACACGACGGGAACGGTGACCTTCACGGAAGATGGCAATCCCATTGGTTCCCCGGTGCCAGTCGTCAATGGGCGAGCCTCATCCGAGGCTAGAACGTACATCGCAATCGGTAATCACACCATTGTTGCGACCTATAGTGGTGACGACAACTTCCGCGAAGGCAACGCGACGTTGACCCAGCGTGTGACGGCCAATGCGCCGGACATCAACATCACGGCCAATCCGGAAACCGCGACCTACGGAACGGAAGTGACCTTTACTGCGAAGGTGCAAACGCGCCCTGGCGCGCCGGCTCCTATCGGCAAGGTGCAGTTCACCGTTGATGGTCAAAATGTCGGTCCAAACGGCGACATCAATCCGACCACCGGTGAAGCCGTATTGGCTGCTCAGAAATTGACCGGTGGGCAGCACACGATCGTTGCGAACTTCACGACTGGTTCCAGAGACTACGAGAACGGCTCGGGCAGCCTGCCGTTCGAAGTCAAGAAGGCGCAGACCACGACCACCGTCGTGTCCTCGAAGTCTCCCAGCGCGGTTGGTGAAGCCGTCGCCTTCACTGCGACTATCACGACCACGGTGCAGGGTGGTGCTGCCTTCACGGGTACCGTCCAATTCAAGGACGGCAACGAGAATCTCGGTAGCCCCATCACAGTCACGGCAGGTGTCGCCAAGCTCGAGAACGTGAAGACCCTCGCGCAAGGCACGCACAAGATCACCGCGGTCTACTCCGGTGATACGAATTACGCGGGCGTCCCGTCGGCCTCGATCGACCAGGTCGTTGGCACCACGGGTGGTACTGACGGAGGCACCGACAGCGGGACCAAGGACGCGGGCGACAGCGGCACCGTGAAGCCCGACGCCAGCGGTGTCGATTCCGGCTCCGGCGGTGGCGGCAACGCCAGCACCGAAGGCGGCGGTTGCGACTGCAACACCACGGGCACCCCGGCCTCTGGCCTGATGGCGCTCCTCGGTGGCCTCGGCTTCGCACTGATGCTCGTGCGTCGCCGTCGCGCGTAG
- a CDS encoding aldo/keto reductase, whose amino-acid sequence MANQTTKTRKLGKFDVSALGLGCMGMSEFYGATDEVESIATIHRALELGVSLLDTADAYGPHTNEVLVGRAIKDRRDKVFLATKCGIVRDPNDPNVRGVNGRPEYIKASCDGSLKRLGVDVIDLYQLHRVDPKVPIEESVGALADLVKAGKVRGIGLSEANAQTLRRAHETHPITSIQSEYSLWTRDPEEDEVLATCKELGIGFLAYSPLGRGFLTGQFKRFEDLEPDDYRRHNPRFQGENFQKNLDLVTQIEGLAKEKGCTASQLALAWVLSRGDFVVPIPGTKRRKYLEQNVAALEVTVTAEDVKAIDAVFPPSAASGQRYAPHMMAILRG is encoded by the coding sequence ATGGCGAATCAAACCACGAAGACACGGAAGCTGGGCAAGTTCGATGTGTCGGCCCTCGGTTTGGGTTGCATGGGAATGAGCGAATTTTATGGCGCCACCGACGAGGTGGAGTCGATTGCCACGATCCATCGCGCGCTCGAGCTCGGCGTGAGCTTGCTCGATACGGCAGATGCGTATGGGCCGCACACGAACGAGGTGCTCGTTGGCCGCGCCATCAAGGATCGACGCGACAAGGTGTTTCTCGCTACGAAGTGCGGCATCGTTCGCGACCCGAACGATCCCAACGTGCGCGGTGTCAATGGCCGGCCGGAGTACATCAAGGCATCGTGCGATGGGAGCCTGAAGCGGCTCGGCGTCGACGTCATCGATCTGTATCAGCTGCACCGGGTCGATCCGAAGGTGCCCATCGAGGAGAGCGTCGGCGCACTGGCCGATCTCGTGAAGGCCGGCAAGGTGCGTGGCATCGGGCTTTCGGAAGCCAATGCGCAGACCCTTCGGCGCGCGCACGAGACTCATCCCATCACGTCGATTCAGAGTGAGTACTCTCTCTGGACGCGCGATCCGGAGGAGGACGAGGTACTTGCAACCTGCAAGGAACTCGGCATCGGCTTCCTCGCGTATAGCCCGCTGGGCCGCGGCTTTTTGACGGGCCAATTCAAGCGCTTCGAGGACCTCGAGCCCGACGACTACCGCCGGCACAATCCGCGGTTCCAGGGCGAGAATTTCCAGAAGAACCTGGACCTCGTCACCCAGATCGAAGGACTCGCCAAGGAGAAGGGGTGCACGGCGTCGCAGCTCGCGCTCGCCTGGGTGCTTTCGCGCGGCGACTTCGTCGTGCCCATTCCGGGGACGAAGCGGCGCAAATACCTGGAGCAAAACGTGGCGGCGCTCGAGGTCACCGTTACGGCGGAGGACGTGAAGGCCATCGATGCCGTGTTTCCGCCGAGCGCGGCTTCGGGCCAGCGCTATGCTCCGCACATGATGGCCATCCTGCGAGGTTGA
- a CDS encoding MerR family transcriptional regulator: MTMPGEPEWTIREVAEKTAVTVHTLRYYERIGLLAGVPRSASGHRRYGEAEVRWVVFLRKIHQTGMPIRRMLEYARLLRRGESTVRERRLLLEAHREEVEQRLAELQANLDILKCKIAMYEKMEQEAASGPSPFELRAKAANGS; this comes from the coding sequence ATGACGATGCCCGGCGAGCCCGAATGGACCATCCGCGAGGTGGCCGAGAAAACCGCGGTGACGGTGCACACGCTCCGCTATTACGAGCGCATCGGGCTGCTCGCCGGCGTACCACGCTCGGCGAGCGGTCACCGTCGCTACGGCGAAGCGGAGGTGCGCTGGGTCGTTTTCTTGCGGAAGATCCACCAGACAGGGATGCCCATCCGCCGCATGCTCGAGTACGCACGCCTCCTGCGCCGCGGGGAGTCCACGGTGCGCGAGCGCAGGCTCCTCTTGGAAGCGCATCGCGAAGAGGTCGAGCAGCGCCTCGCGGAGCTTCAGGCGAACCTCGACATCCTCAAGTGCAAAATCGCGATGTACGAGAAGATGGAGCAAGAGGCGGCGAGCGGACCGTCCCCCTTCGAGCTGCGCGCCAAGGCCGCAAACGGGAGCTAG
- a CDS encoding NAD(P)H-dependent oxidoreductase, whose product MSRDIVFVGGSPSSASRSRFVAGAVAKELERAGFTARHFSLGDFDAEDVFHGRTHAPKIASFVDAVKSAAAIVLSTPVYKATYSGALKAVVDLIPPDALAGKPALGIATIRLETHGPEVDHAYRALFAFFQAKAVGSLIVRDEELRLEVEPALNDAARDRTASAAKALLDTLEAG is encoded by the coding sequence ATGAGTCGAGACATCGTCTTCGTAGGCGGCAGTCCGTCGTCCGCCTCGCGTTCGCGTTTCGTCGCCGGTGCCGTCGCCAAGGAGCTCGAGCGCGCGGGCTTCACCGCGCGCCACTTCTCCCTCGGCGACTTCGACGCCGAGGACGTCTTCCACGGCCGCACCCATGCGCCCAAAATCGCAAGCTTCGTCGACGCGGTGAAGTCGGCCGCGGCCATCGTTCTATCGACGCCGGTCTACAAGGCCACGTACTCCGGCGCCCTCAAAGCGGTGGTCGATTTGATTCCACCCGACGCCCTCGCGGGCAAGCCCGCATTGGGCATCGCCACCATCCGCTTGGAGACGCATGGCCCCGAGGTGGACCATGCGTACCGCGCCCTCTTTGCCTTCTTCCAGGCGAAGGCCGTGGGCTCACTCATAGTGCGGGACGAAGAGCTACGCCTCGAGGTCGAACCCGCCCTGAACGACGCCGCCCGCGATCGCACCGCCAGCGCGGCCAAGGCGCTTCTCGACACCCTCGAGGCGGGCTAG
- a CDS encoding flavin reductase family protein, which translates to MGDTISTAAFRESLAHFASGVTIVTMRAPEGPVGFTASAFTSVSLEPPLILVCVGKQASLHDRFLVHEHFGVSILAQEQAWVAAQFSQRKVDRFRDVPLNEGPVAGVPLIDGAIVHLECRCHERHPAGDHTIVLGKVLYAKVTHGKPLVHYKRAFGGFTAS; encoded by the coding sequence ATGGGTGATACGATCTCGACCGCGGCATTTCGTGAAAGCCTCGCGCATTTTGCCAGCGGCGTGACCATCGTCACCATGCGTGCCCCGGAGGGTCCCGTCGGCTTCACCGCCTCGGCGTTCACCTCGGTGTCGCTCGAACCTCCGCTCATCCTGGTGTGCGTGGGCAAGCAGGCGAGCTTGCACGATCGCTTCCTCGTGCACGAGCACTTCGGCGTGAGCATCCTCGCGCAGGAGCAAGCGTGGGTGGCGGCGCAGTTCTCCCAGCGCAAGGTCGACCGCTTCCGCGACGTGCCACTCAACGAGGGCCCCGTCGCCGGTGTGCCGCTCATCGACGGCGCCATCGTTCACCTCGAGTGCCGCTGCCACGAGCGCCACCCCGCGGGTGATCACACCATCGTTCTCGGCAAGGTGCTTTACGCCAAGGTCACGCACGGCAAGCCGCTCGTGCACTACAAGCGCGCCTTCGGCGGCTTCACGGCCTCGTAG
- the sfnG gene encoding dimethyl sulfone monooxygenase SfnG, whose translation MSNETLSDDAIKFAYWVPNVSGGLVVSKIEQRTDWGYDYNRKLAVLAENNGFEYALSQVRYMASYGAEYQHESTSFSLALLLATQRLKVIAAIHPGLWHPGVFAKLGATADHLSSGRFAVNVVSGWFKGEFTALGESWLEHDERYRRSEEFIRALRGIWTEDHFSLAGDFYRIRDFSLKPKPLQSPHPEIFQGGNSTAARKMAGRVSDWYFMNGNSLAGLKEQIDEVSAHAVAAGRKVRFGVNGFILARDTEAEAHDVLHEIIRQADKAAVEGFGAAVKQAGKAAPDGKGMWQNSNFEDLVQYNDGFRTGLVGTPEQVAQRIVALKSLGVNLVLGGFLHYLEEVEYFGKRVLPLVRELEGSRQTVAA comes from the coding sequence ATGAGCAACGAGACCCTTTCGGACGATGCCATCAAGTTTGCCTATTGGGTGCCCAATGTCAGCGGCGGACTGGTGGTGAGCAAAATCGAACAAAGAACGGATTGGGGCTACGATTACAATCGAAAGCTCGCCGTCCTCGCCGAAAACAATGGATTCGAATATGCGCTCAGCCAAGTGCGCTACATGGCGAGCTACGGTGCGGAGTACCAGCACGAATCGACGAGTTTCAGCCTGGCGCTCCTCCTCGCCACGCAGCGCCTCAAGGTGATTGCGGCCATTCACCCGGGCCTCTGGCACCCCGGTGTGTTCGCGAAGCTCGGCGCCACGGCGGACCACCTGTCCAGCGGGCGCTTTGCCGTCAACGTGGTGAGCGGCTGGTTCAAAGGAGAATTCACCGCCCTCGGCGAATCGTGGCTCGAGCACGATGAGCGCTACCGCCGCTCGGAGGAATTCATCCGTGCCCTGCGCGGCATCTGGACCGAGGACCACTTCTCGTTGGCCGGCGACTTCTATCGCATTCGCGACTTCAGCCTGAAGCCCAAGCCGCTCCAATCTCCGCACCCGGAGATTTTCCAAGGTGGCAACTCCACCGCCGCCCGAAAAATGGCAGGCCGCGTTTCCGATTGGTACTTCATGAATGGCAATTCACTCGCCGGTTTGAAAGAGCAAATCGACGAGGTCAGTGCTCACGCGGTGGCTGCAGGTCGCAAAGTGCGATTTGGTGTCAATGGCTTCATCTTGGCGCGAGATACCGAAGCCGAGGCCCACGACGTCTTGCACGAGATCATTCGCCAGGCCGACAAAGCCGCCGTCGAAGGCTTCGGCGCCGCCGTGAAGCAGGCCGGCAAGGCCGCGCCGGACGGCAAGGGCATGTGGCAGAATTCGAATTTCGAGGATCTCGTTCAATACAACGACGGATTTCGCACCGGCTTGGTCGGCACCCCCGAGCAAGTGGCCCAGCGCATCGTGGCGCTGAAGAGCCTCGGCGTGAACCTCGTGCTGGGAGGCTTTTTGCATTACCTGGAGGAGGTCGAGTATTTCGGAAAACGCGTTCTGCCTTTGGTGCGCGAACTCGAAGGATCGCGCCAAACGGTCGCCGCATGA
- a CDS encoding acyl-CoA dehydrogenase family protein: MADPLAIASNLAADFETTAVARDREGGTPKSERDALRASGLLALSIPASLGGAGADWPTILRSVRIIARADGALAHVYGFQHLLLATVRLFGTPAQYESLARETAERHLFWGNALNPLDDRATLSRDGDDFVLRGEKSFCSGARDADILVVSALDASTRKLLVGAIPANRTGIVARDDWDNMGQRQTDSGSVLFENVRIQPHELLAQPGPLGSTFATLRPLIAQLTLANVYLGIAEGALEAARRITRERGKAWFASGVERAVDDPYILGIFGELYVELEAARHVTDAAGVAFERAWARGDALSADERGAVAVAVASAKVTTTRVGLEVTTRMFDTAGARATTARLGLDRFWRNLRTHTLHDPVDYKRRDLGRWFLTDALPAPSFYS, translated from the coding sequence ATGGCCGATCCGCTTGCGATTGCCTCGAACCTCGCTGCCGACTTCGAGACCACCGCCGTCGCCCGCGATCGCGAAGGTGGCACGCCCAAGTCCGAACGCGATGCCCTTCGCGCCTCCGGTCTTCTCGCCCTGAGCATCCCCGCTTCCCTTGGGGGCGCCGGTGCCGATTGGCCCACCATCCTTCGCAGCGTGCGCATCATCGCCCGCGCCGACGGAGCGCTTGCGCACGTGTACGGCTTTCAGCACCTGTTGCTTGCCACCGTTCGCCTCTTCGGCACGCCTGCACAATACGAATCCCTCGCCCGCGAAACCGCCGAGCGGCACTTGTTCTGGGGCAACGCCCTCAACCCGCTCGATGACCGCGCCACGCTGTCGCGGGACGGTGACGACTTCGTTCTGCGCGGCGAGAAGAGCTTTTGCTCCGGGGCCCGCGACGCGGACATCCTCGTCGTTTCCGCCCTCGATGCGAGCACGCGCAAGCTCCTCGTGGGGGCCATCCCTGCGAACCGCACGGGCATCGTCGCGCGCGATGACTGGGACAACATGGGCCAGCGCCAAACCGACAGCGGCTCCGTGCTCTTCGAGAACGTGCGCATCCAGCCCCACGAGCTTCTGGCCCAACCCGGCCCGCTCGGTAGCACCTTTGCGACCCTGCGGCCGCTCATCGCGCAGCTCACGCTCGCCAACGTATACCTGGGAATCGCCGAGGGCGCCCTCGAAGCTGCCCGCCGGATCACGCGCGAGCGCGGCAAAGCATGGTTCGCCAGCGGCGTGGAGCGTGCGGTCGACGATCCGTACATCCTGGGCATCTTCGGGGAGCTCTACGTCGAGCTCGAGGCGGCGCGGCATGTCACCGACGCCGCCGGTGTCGCGTTCGAGCGCGCCTGGGCACGCGGCGACGCGCTCAGCGCCGACGAACGCGGCGCGGTGGCTGTCGCCGTTGCCTCGGCCAAGGTCACCACCACACGCGTCGGCCTCGAGGTCACCACGCGCATGTTCGACACGGCCGGCGCACGCGCCACCACCGCGCGCCTCGGCCTGGACCGCTTTTGGCGAAACCTCCGCACCCACACCTTGCACGATCCCGTCGACTACAAACGGCGCGATCTCGGACGCTGGTTTCTCACCGACGCGCTGCCGGCGCCGTCCTTTTACTCTTGA
- the ssuD gene encoding FMNH2-dependent alkanesulfonate monooxygenase — MDILWFLPTHGDGRYLGTSEGARAVDLSYLRQIAQAADSLGYYGVLLPTGRSCQDAWIAAATMIPVTERLRFLVALRPGVTSPTTAARMTSTFDRLSQGRLLLNVVTGGDPGEAEGDGIFLSHDERYAATAEFLAIYKRVLASETVDYEGKHLRVRGAKLLFPPLQRPHPPLYIGGSSPPAHAIAARDVDVYLTWGEPPEAVAAKVADVRRRAQELGRTVRFGLRVHIIVRETERAAWDAAEDLIRHLDDASIAAAQNAFANFESEGQRRMSALHGGRRDKLEVSPNLWAGVGLVRGGAGTALVGDPETVASRLRAYAALGIDTFILSGYPHLEEAYRVAELLFPLLPVSTAAKRNGAVDHNVTGPFGEIIGQRYAPKPLAATPRPPRAPDAQ, encoded by the coding sequence ATGGACATTCTTTGGTTCCTTCCCACCCATGGCGATGGGCGATACCTCGGTACGAGCGAGGGGGCACGCGCCGTGGATTTGTCGTATCTGCGACAGATCGCGCAGGCGGCGGATTCGCTCGGGTATTACGGCGTACTGCTGCCCACGGGTCGCTCTTGCCAAGATGCGTGGATCGCGGCGGCGACCATGATTCCCGTCACGGAGCGACTGCGCTTTCTCGTGGCGCTGCGGCCCGGGGTCACGTCGCCGACGACGGCGGCGCGCATGACGTCGACCTTCGATCGGCTCTCGCAGGGGCGGCTTCTTCTCAACGTGGTCACCGGCGGCGATCCCGGTGAGGCCGAGGGGGACGGCATCTTTCTCTCGCACGACGAGCGCTACGCGGCGACGGCGGAGTTTCTCGCCATCTACAAGCGCGTCCTCGCCAGTGAGACCGTGGACTACGAGGGAAAGCACCTGCGGGTGCGCGGCGCGAAGCTTCTCTTTCCGCCGTTGCAGCGCCCGCATCCTCCCCTCTACATCGGAGGCTCTTCGCCGCCGGCGCATGCCATCGCAGCGCGCGACGTCGACGTCTACCTCACCTGGGGCGAGCCACCGGAGGCGGTCGCGGCCAAGGTGGCCGACGTGCGGCGCCGGGCCCAGGAGCTCGGTCGCACGGTGCGGTTCGGGCTGCGCGTGCACATCATCGTGCGCGAGACCGAACGCGCTGCGTGGGACGCGGCCGAGGATCTCATTCGTCATCTGGACGATGCGTCCATCGCGGCGGCGCAGAATGCTTTCGCCAACTTCGAATCGGAGGGGCAGCGCCGCATGTCGGCCCTTCACGGCGGACGACGCGACAAGCTGGAGGTGAGCCCGAATCTATGGGCCGGTGTCGGATTGGTGCGCGGTGGTGCCGGAACGGCCTTGGTCGGCGATCCCGAAACCGTGGCGAGCCGGCTGCGCGCGTACGCGGCGTTGGGCATCGACACGTTCATTCTCTCGGGCTATCCGCACCTCGAGGAGGCGTACCGCGTGGCGGAGCTGCTCTTCCCCCTCTTGCCCGTGTCCACGGCGGCGAAGCGCAACGGCGCCGTCGATCACAATGTCACGGGGCCGTTTGGCGAGATCATCGGCCAGCGCTATGCGCCGAAGCCGCTCGCCGCCACACCGCGTCCCCCACGTGCACCGGACGCGCAATGA